From the Macaca nemestrina isolate mMacNem1 chromosome 7, mMacNem.hap1, whole genome shotgun sequence genome, one window contains:
- the LOC105499273 gene encoding olfactory receptor 11G2-like, with translation MKIFNTPSNSSTFTGFLLLGFPCPRQGQILLFVLFTVVYLLTLTGNGSIICAVHWDQRLHTPMYILLANFSFLEICYVTSTVPSMLANFLSDTKIISFSGCFLQFYFFFSLGSTECCFLGAMAFDRYLAICWPLRYLTIMTKHLCNILVGSCWVLGFLWFLIPISVISQMTFCGSRIIDHFLCDPGPLLALTCTRAPLLELTSSTLSSLLLFIPFVFIMGSYALVLRAVLRVPSASGRRKAFSTCGSHLAVVSLFCGSVMVMYVSPTSGHEAGMQKIVTLFYSVVTPLINPVIYSLRNKEMKHAMRKIHFSTKLSEKESSFVIE, from the exons ATGAAAATCTTCAACACCCCCAGCAACTCCAGCACCTTCACTGGCTTCCTCCTCTTGGGCTTCCCTTGCCCCAGGCAGGGGCAGATCCTCCTCTTTGTGCTCTTCACTGTTGTATACCTCCTGACCCTCACGGGCAATGGTTCCATCATCTGTGCTGTGCACTGGGATCAGAGACTCCACACCCCTATGTACATCCTGCTCGCCAACTTCTCTTTCCTAGAGATCTGTTATGTCACCTCTACAGTCCCCAGCATGCTGGCCAACTTTCTCTCTGACACCAAGATCATCTCCTTCTCTGGGTGCTTCCTCcagttctacttttttttctccttgggcTCTACAGAATGCTGTTTCCTGGGAGCTATGGCATTTGACCGATACCTTGCCATCTGCTGGCCTCTACGCTATTTGACTATTATGACCAAACATCTCTGCAACATTCTTGTGGGCAGCTGCTGGGTACTTGGTTTCTTGTGGTTCCTGATTCCTATCAGTGTCATTTCTCAAATGACCTTCTGTGGATCTAGGATTATTGACCACTTCCTATGTGACCCAGGTCCTCTGTTAGCCCTCACCTGTACCAGAGCCCCTCTACTAGAGTTGACTAGCTCCACCTTAAGTTCTCTACTTCTATTTATTCCCTTTGTCTTCATCATGGGGTCCTATGCTCTGGTTCTGAGAGCTGTGTTGAGGGTTCCTTCAGCATCTGGAAGAAGAAAGGCTTTCTCTACCTGTGGCTCCCACCTGGCTGTGGTTTCACTGTTCTGTGGCTCAGTGATGGTCATGTATGTGAGCCCAACATCTGGGCATGAAGCTGGAATGCAGAAGATTGTGACTCTGTTCTATTCTGTGGTTACTCCCCTTATTAATCCTGTCATATACAGCCTGAGGAACAAGGAAATGAAACATGCAATGAGGAAAATAC ACTTCTCCACAAAGCTGTCAGAGAAAGAAAGTAGTTTTGTTATTGAGTAA